Below is a window of Holophagales bacterium DNA.
TTCGGCGCGACGCCCTCGACCGCCAGGGTGTAGCTGCCCGGGGCGAGGTTCTCGAGGAGCTCGGTACCGGCCGCGGGCAGGGTGACGTGCCCCTCGTTGCCCCACGAGCGGTAAGGGTGCGGCTGCCCGAGGGCGTTCCGAAGCGTCGCGCTCCCCTTCGCCCGCGACGCCTCGCCCGGGAGGATCTCGACGCTCCCCCCTGGCGTCAGCGCCACCGGGAGAGGGGCGCCGGGGACGACGACCCCTTCGAGGACCTGCGTCGCGTAGCCGTTCGAGCCGACGACGAGCGAGTACCTGCCGGGCCTGAGCGAAGAGATCTCGCCCTTGCCGTCGCCGTCGAGCGAGAGCCACGTGGAGGTGACGTTCGCGCCCGCTCCGTCCTTGACCCTGACGTTGGCCGAGCGGAGCGGAATCTGGTAGATCCCGTCCCTCACGCGGACTTCGAGCCCCTCGCCCCGGGTCATCTCGATCGTCCCCGCGTCGCCCCCGTCCTCCGTCGCCGAGGCGTTGTCGCTGGCCTCCTGGTAGCCGGAACGGCGAAGGGTGAGCTTGTAGGCTCCAGGCTCCACGTCGTCGACGAAGAAGCGGCCGTTCGAGTCGGAGGTCGCGAAGCCCGGGCGAGCCGATGGCGTGCCGTCGAGGGCCGCCGTGATCCGGGCATCGGCGAGGGGCTGTTTCGTCGAGCCGTCGACCACGACGCCGAAGAGGCGTGCCATCGGCAGGTCGACGTCGAGCGAGGCCTCCCCGTCGATCCGGAGCTCCTTCGATACCGTGCGTCCTCCCGACCCCGGCGCGCCCTGGACGTTGACGGTGTAATCGCCGGGCGTGATCCCCTCGATCCGGTAGGAGCCGCTCTCGTCGGTCCGCGCCGAGCCCGACGAGGAACCACGGCCGCCGCCCACGAAGACCCTCGCCTCCGCCACCGGCTGCCCGCCGCGCGTCACGCGCCCCGCGAGCGCGCCGGTCCCCTCGAAGACGACCTCGGCTTCGGCCTCTCTCTGCCCCTCGGCGATCGTCACGCTCCCGGTCGCCGACCGGGTCGACCCCGCGAGGAAGTCTCCCGCGGTGGCGCGGAGCGAGATCGTGCCGGCCGGCGCGCCGGCCAGCTCGAACCGCCCGTCGGCGCCCGTCCGCGCGGACGCCCAGTACTCACGGGGACCGTTCGCGTTGACGCTCACCCCCGGCGCGGGACGCGTCGGGAAGGCCCGAGACGACGCCGCGGATCGTCGCGCCTCCGGCGAGGACGAGCGTGACGTCCTCCTTCGTCTCCCCTGCCACGAGAATCGCTTCCACGGGCTCCGTCGTCTGGCCGGGAACGCTCGCGCGGAGCGTGAAGCGTCCGGGCGAAAGATGGTCGAAGCGGAACCGCCCGGAGGCGTCCGTGGTGGCCGACTCGCCGCCGCCGAATCCGCGCCCCGGCGCGTTCGCCCCTTCGAGCGCCACTTCGGCCCCCGGCACGGGCTGCCGCGTCTCGGAGAGGACGACGCCCCCGAGGGAGCTTCCGCGCGAGAGGGCGACCTCGACGCTGCTCCCCCCTTCCTTCAGGTCGACGTTCTCCGTGCGGTCCGTGTAGTCGGCGTGCTGGACGGAGACGGTCACCTTGCCGGGGGCGAGCCCCTCGACCTCGAACCGGCCGTCGACGTCGGTGACGAGGTCGCCGCCGAAGCCTGACGCCGGGAACGCCGCACCGCCGGTTTCTCCGGAAATCCCTACCGTCGCCTCCGGGACGCCCCGCCCGGACCTCGCGTCGGTGACCCGCCCCTTCAGCGTGCTTCCGGGCGGGACCCGGATCTCGACTCCGTCCGTCGTCGTCGCCTCTTCTACGACGACGCCACCGGCCCGACCGGCCTGGTACCCCTTCGCCGTCACGACGACCTGCCACTTCCCGGCAGGGACGTCCTCGATGGCGAAACGGCCGTCCGGGGCCTCGACGGCGACCGCCTCGCCCGCGCCTCCGAAACCGCGGCCTCCGGCCCGCCGCCCGGCACGCATCACGTTGCCGCCCCCGAAACCCGGACGATCCGCCTGGAAGGAGACGTCGAACGACGTGAGCGGCTGACCGGTCCTTCCGTCGACCGCAACACCCTCGATCCGGCCGGCCCCCTCGACGATCCACTCGACGTCCGCCGCGGGCGCCACGATGCCTCGCTTCAGCGGCCCGGGCCCCCCCGCGAGGGCCACGGCGAAGAGCTGCAGGTCGTAGGCTTCCCCGGCCTTCAGGCCGTCGAGGAAGAACGCCCCGTCCGGCCCGGTCGGCATCGCGACCGACCCGAAACCTCCCGTCGGCGCCTTGCCGGACAGCCGGGGTATGACGAGGTAGCCCTCTGCGCCCCCACCGGTCTTGCGGAGGACGAAGCCCGCGATCGCCGCCCCCGGGGAGAGCACGACGTCGACCGGTTCGGGATGCGTGTCGCGCACGAGCCTCAGCGGGTCGACGACCTCCGTCGCCCGGCCCGGCGCCTTCGCGCTGAACGCCCAGTCGCCGGCGGGAATCCCCTTCAGCTCGAAGCGCCCGTCGGCACCGCTCTTCGCCGAGGGCGATCTCCGAGACGCCGCCGAAGCTCATCTGCATCATTCGTCCTCCGCTGGAGGAGCGGACGACGCGCGACTGCGAGAGCGCCACCTCGACGCCGGCGATCGGATTGCCCTCGAGGTCCTTCACCGTCCCCGTCAGAACGAGGCCGCGCCGCAGGGTGACGATTGCTCCCGTGCGCGTTCCGCCGGCCACGAGCGAGATTCCCCCGAGCTTTCCCTTCTCGTAGTCCGGGTGCTGCACGTCGATCCGCTGGTTCTCGCCCGGTGGGAGACGCGAGACGGAGAAGGTTCCGTCGGCGCGCGAGCGGATCCTCGCTCCCGTGTCGCCCGCCCAGGCCCGCATCACCAGGCGGAACGGGCTGTCGCCGCCGGAGACGACGGACCCTCGCGTCCGCCACCGGCCCGCCGTCCTCGTCGACGACCCGCCCCGAGAGCGACGCGCCGCGCGTGAGCGGGACGTCGAGGACCTTCGTCGCCCCTTTCTCGAGCCGGACGTTCGCGCGCGTCCACCGGACGTGCGCGGGCTCGTCCGCGCGAACGGTCACGTCCGCGGGCCGTAGCCCCTTCAGCCGGTAGCGTCCGTCGGCCCCCGAGCGCGCCACGAGCCGGCCCGGGCCCGAGGAGACCGTCAGCTTCACGCGCGGGACGGGCTTCAGCGTGGCAACGTCGAGCGTCCGCCCCTCGAGGACCGTCGGCGGGGCGAGCGCGAGCACGACCGGCTTCCCGCCCGGCACGGGCGTCACGCCGGGAGCTTCGGCGAATCCGTCGTCCCCGGCGTCGGCGACGACGCTCCCGCGGCGGGAAGGAAGATCGGCGAGACGGAAGGTGCCGTCGGCGCCGACCTCGACCCAGCGGGTCTCGAGCCCGTCCCCCTCGTACCGCACGAGCGCACCGGCCGCAGGCTTGCCGTCCCTCTTCTTCACGCTCCCGGACAGAGGCGCCCCCGCCACCAGGGCGATGGCCCGGCTCTGAGCGCCCCCTTTCGCCCCGCTCAGGTGCGCCGGCGCGAAGCCGTCCGCCACGACGAGCAGCTCGTTGCGCTCGGACGCCGCATTCTCGAAGCGGAACGTCCCGTCCGCGCCCGTGCTCGATTCCTCGGGGACGGGGCTGAGACCGAAAGAGCCGTCGAAGCGCCCCCGCGCCGTCAGCGTGACGCGCGCCCCGGCGACCGGCCTGCCCCCCGGCCCTGTGACGCGCCCCGCCAGCGCCTCGGCCTTCCGGAGCGGCAGCTCGCCGAGCTCGTCCGTCTCGGATGCGTCGTAGATGCCCTCGAGCTCTGCCGCGATGGCACCCTTCGCGGCGATGCGGACGCGGTAGAGGACCTCCTTCCCGGGCGCGGCGGGAACCGTGAGGGCGAACGCCCCGCCGGACCCGGCCGTCACCGAAGCGAGCGCCTTCGGCTCGGCCTCGCCCCGCGCCTGGCGGCGCGCCTTCTCCAGCGGCTCCTCGAACGGGATCGCCGAGACGATCGCGGCGGCCGGCTTGCCGTCGATCGCGACGGTGCCGCTCAGCGTTCCCGCGGAAGCGGACGGGCCCGGGAGGACGAAGACGAACGCCAGAAGGGCGACGGCCAGACGGGTTCGAGTCACGAGGACCTCCATGGGCTTCCTGCGGCGGTCCGCCGCGGGCATCTCCTGGGACGCACGGAACGAACGCTCAGTTTACGGAGGGCGGCCTCCGCGGTCACGCGCATCTTCCGCCACGGCTCCACGACGACCTTCGGCCCTCCGGCCCACCGGTCCTACAATCCGAGGCCTGCACCCCGGAGGGAACGTGATGAGCCAGCCGATCGTGGTCCGGAAGTACGAGAACCGCCGTCTCTACGACACGTCGTCGAGCCGCTACGTCAACCTCCCCGAGATCGCCCAGATGGTCCGCGAGGGGGCCGAGGTGCAGGTCGTCGACGCGAAGTCGGGCGAGGACATCACGCGGGTGATCCTCACGCAGATCATTCACGAGGACGCCCGCCAGAAGAAGGGCGAGCTGCCGCTCCCGTTCCTGCGCGAGCTGATCGTCACCTCCGACCGGGCCTTCCGCGACTTCCTCTCCTGGTACTCCGACGCCGCGCTCTCGGCGCAGCGAGGGGCGAAGGAGGTCTTCACGCCGCTCGCCCACGCCCTGCCGTTCCTCGAGAGGACGCTGGAGACGCTCCGGCAGAAGGCGGCACAGGGGGGCCCGGGCAGGCCCGAGACCGCGGCGACCTCGACCAGGCCGGACGACGTCGAGAGCCTGAAGGCGCGCATCACCGAGCTGGAAGCCCAGCTCTCCGTGCGGCGTGCTCCGCGCCGAAAGGCGCCGAAGGCCGAAGCCGTTCCCCGGCGGGCCGCCCGGCGGCCCGCGCGCTGACGGCGCCGTCCGGGTCCGCTCCTTACGCGACGATCCGGGTCAGCGCGGCGTAGAGATCGGCGGCGCTCGCGGGCCTGCGATCGGGCCGCTTGGCCAGGCAGGCGAGGATGAGCCTCTCGAGGTAGTCGGGCAGGTCGGGACGCAGCGAGCCCGGCCGCGGCGGCTCGGCGGAGACGTGCTTGTGCATCACCTCCGCCGCCTCCTTGCCGAGGAAGGGGCGCTGCCCGGTGAAGAGCTCGAACAGGACGACGCCGATGGTGTAGAGGTCGCTCCGGGCGTCCAGGTCGCGCCCGAGCGCCTGCTCCGGGCTCATGTAGTGCGGCGTCCCCACCGTCAGCCCGTCGAGGGACGCGTGGTCGGACCCGTCGGCCGTCCGCGCGATGCCGAAGTCCATCACCTTCACGACGCCGTTCGGCAGGACCATGATGTTCTGCGGCTTGATGTCGCGATGGATGATTCCCGCCTCGTGGATCGCGGTGAGCCCGCGGCAGAGCTGCTTGGCGATCTGCAGGCCGGGGGCGAGGGCCACTGCGCCGCGCCGGTCGAGGAGCTCGCGCAGCGTCGTTCCGGGGACGTACTCCATCGTCAGGAAGCGGAGGCCGTCGGCCTCGCCGAGGTCGTGCGTCCTCACGACGTTCGGGTGGGTGATCTTGCGGGCGAGGCGAATCTCCTGCTTGAGCGTCTGGACGGCCTGCGTCCCTTCCGCGAAGGCCTCCGGGGTCAGCACCTTCAGCGCGACCTCCTCGTCCAGCTCCCGGTCGAGGACCTGGTAGACCGCGCCCATCCCCCCGCGGCCGAGAACCGAGAGGACGTCGTACCTCCCGGCGAACGTGGTGCCGAGGCGCGGGCCGGAGGCGGCGGCGCGGGCGCCCCCGGGTGAAACGGTCGCGGCGGAAGTCACCGAGGTCGGCGCGACGCCGCGGGTGGCGTCGGCAGGCCTGCGGCGCATCTCGGCGAGGAGCTCCTCCAGCTGGCGCTTCTCACGCAGCTCGCCGACGAGCGCCTCGAAGGCGCGCGCGAGCAGGCCCACCTCTCCGCTCCCTCCCGACGGGAGCTTCACGTCGAGGTTGCCGTCCCGGACGGCGATGGCGCCCGCGGCCAGCTGCTGCAGCGGCCGGGCGATCCGGCCCCCGAGGAGGAAGCTGACCGGGATCGAGACGACGAGGACGCCGAGGCCGACGAGGAGGAGCGTCTCGCGGATCTTCCGGAAGGCGGCCGTCTCCTCCTCGCGCGAGCGCGAGACGACGACCGCGCCGAGGGCCTCGCCGGACGCGGAGAGAACCGGGATCGCCTTCACGACCCGCCGCTCGCCGCTCACGACGAGATCGAGCGGCCCCACCTCCGCCCCCTCCCGGAAGAGCTTCGCCAGGACCGACGGGTCGCCCTTCAGGGCGGGGACGAGCATGTCGCCCCCGAAGTCGTCGGTCGCCGCCCCGATCTCGAGCTGCGGAGGCGCCCCCTTCTTCGCCGTGTCGGCGACGAAGGCGACCTGCCCGCCCGTCAGATCCCGGAGCTCCCGCGCGCGCGCCTCGTCGAGCGGAATCGACGCGGCGACGACGCCGACGAGGCGGGCCTCCCCCTTCTGGGGATCGCCCGCGACGACCGGCGCCGCGGCGACGATGGCGAGGGTCTTCCCCTCCCGGATCGTCGCGGCCGACTCCGTCCAGGAGTCGAGCGGCTCGGCCACCCACGCGACCTCGCGGAACGAGCGTCTCTCCTCCTCGACGGGGGTCCGGTCGCTGCGCGCCACGAGGACGCCCCCGCGGTCGAAGAAGAAGAACGTCCGCGCGTTCAGGATCTGGGCCTTGTCCTTTGCGGTGTCCCAGACGGTCCCGACGGGAGAGTCGAAGATCGCCTTGATTCCCGGCTCCTCGGCCACCGACCTCAGCGTCGCCTTCAGCTGCGACTCGAGGCCCGTCCGGTAGAACGCGACGTCGCCCGGGATCTTGCGCAGGGCGGTCCGAATGCTCTCCTCCGCGATCTGGTTCGCACGCCACGTCGCGATCGCCACCGCGAGGCCGAGCGTGACGACGACGAGGAGCGCGGCCGAAAGGAAGTACTGCGTCTTCAGGCGAAGCCCTTTCGCCGCCAGACGCGCGCCGCCGAGACCTGCGCTCAGCGGACCGGAGGCGCCGGCGCGAGGGGCGACCACGGTGGGGGCGGATTCGGAGAGGGAGTCTTCAGTAGCGGTTTTCATCGTCGTCCGGCGGGGGATAGTTCTTCCCGTGCTTGTTCTTGTGGGGTTGCTCTTTCCACTGCGACGCGTCGAAGGGAACGGTGACCTCGATCGTGCCGCCCGCCGGGACAGCGACCGTCCCGCTCCACTCGCCACCCCGCTCCTCCCAGACCTTCAGGGTCTGGCGGCCGGCCGGGACGCCGGACACGAGAGCGATTCCGTCTTTTCCGGCCTGGGCGTAGAGGTTCCCGTCGACGACGACGACGTAGGCCGCCATCTGGGGGTGGATGTTGCAGTAGACGCGGACGACGCCCGGCTTCTCGAAGCTCGTCTCCCGCGCGGCCCCGTTGCGGTAGAGACCGAGGTCGAACGGCGAGGTCTCCGAGAGACTGAAGACGTTGTGGAAGATCTTGTCGTAGTTCGGGAACGTGACGGCCGATCCCTTCGGGACCGCCAGGACGCGCGGCTCGAACCTCTTCTCACGCGAGGCCATCCGGGGACGCGCTGCCGGGGACGCGCCGCGCAGGCCGGGAAACCAGGCGACGGCGTCGGCTGAGGGAGCGGCCTTTCCGTCGGCTCCGGTCACGAGGACCTTCACCCGCACGTTTCCCGGCGGGATCGGCGTCGGGGTCGGGCGCGGCGTCGAGGTGGCCGCCGGCAGAGGAGTGACCGCAGGCAACGGCGTTACGGCAGGCGGCGGGCTCGGAACCGGATGCCAGGGCGGGCTCGGCACTGGGGACGGTGCCCACGGCGGGGTCGGCGCAGGGGACGGACCCCACCGGGGTACAGCGGTCGGGCTCGACCTGCGCAGCGCGGGCGTCGGCACGGTCCGGTCGTACTGACCGGCGACGGTCCGCGGGTGGAGCGCCAGCAGCGCCACGCAGGCGAGGAGGGGTCGCGAAGGCATACGGTTCAGAACGATTCTATGCCGAGAGCGACGCCATCTCAGACCGGATGCGGCGGACGGCCTCGACGACCTCCGACGCCGCGAAGTCGACCTCGGCCACCGTCGTGAACCGGCCGAGACCGAACCGGATCGTCGCCTTGGCGAGGGCGTCCGGGACGCCGAGCGCCCGCAGGACGTGGCTCGGCTCGGCCGACGCCGTCGTGCAGGCCGACCCCGAGGAGACCGCGAGGTTTCGAAGGGCCGTGATGAGGCGCTCCCCGTCGACGCCCGCGAAAGAGAGGCTCAGGTTGCCCGGCAACCGCTCGACCGGGTGCCCGTTGAGGGTGACGCCGTCGAGCGCGCCACGGATCGCCCCGTCGAGCCGGTCTCGCAGAGCGACCAGGCGCGCCGCCTCGACGTCGCGCTCCCGGGACGCGAGCCGGACGGCCGCACCGAAGCCGGCGATCCCCGGTACGTTCAGGGTCCCCGAGCGGAGGCCTCGCTCGTGTCCGCCGCCGAACACGAGGGGCGCGAGGGCCACCCGCGGCCGGCCCCTCACCCAGAGCGCACCGACTCCCTTCGGGCCGTGGAGCTTGTGGGCGCTGAGAGAGGCGAGCGCGACGCCGGAACTCACGTCGAACGGCACCTTCCCGAGGGCCTGCGCGGCGTCGGTGTGGAAGAGGACGCCGCGTGAACCACAGAGCGCGCCGATCTCCGCCACCGGGTTGAGCGTCCCGACTTCGTTCTGGGCCGCCATCAGCGAGACGAGGATCGTCCGGTCCTTCAGCGCCGCGGCGACCGCCTCCACCGCGATCCGCCCCGTCTCGTCCGGTGCGAGAACCGTCACTTCGAACCCCTCCGCGGCGAGCTGCCGGCAAGGGTCGAGAACGGACCGGTGCTCGACGGCGGAGGTGACGACGTGGTCTCCCCGACCGCGGGCGGCCCTGGCGGCGCCGAGGATCGCGAGGTTGTTCGACTCGGTCGCGCCGGACGTGAAGACGATCTCCGCGGGCTCGGCGCCGAGGGCCGCCGCGATCTCCTCGCGTGCGGACGAGACGGCGCTCTCGGCGGCCCAGCCGAAGGCGTGCTGGCGGGAGGCGGCGTTCCCGAAGTCCCCCGTGAGCCAGGGGAGCATCGCCTCGAGGACACGCGGGTCGAGCGGCGTCGTCGCCTGGTGATCCAGGTAGACGGGCCGCCGGCGGCTCACGGCGCGGCGACCGCCGCCGACTGGCGCTGCGACTCCGGCGACCTGAGGATGTCCTCGAGCGACACGGCTTCGAACGCCCCGTTCACCAGGTGGTTGAGCCGGCGCATCGCGTCGGTCGCCACGCAGAAGGGGCGCGTCCGGCAGCGGCCAGTCGACGTTCCGCTCGAGCAGAACGTCAGCGAGATCGGCCCCTCGAGGGCGTTGACGATGGACCGGAGGGTCACCTCTCCGGCCGGCCGGGCCAGGCGGTAGCCGCCACGGCTCCCACGCTCCGACGTGACGAGGCCCGCGCGGGCGAGCCTCTTCAGGACCTTGGCGACGATCGTCGCGGAAACGCCGTACGTGGCGGCAAGCTCGGTGGTCGAGACGCACGCGTTGCGGCGCGCGATCTCGGTCAGGACGAGAATGCCGTAGTCGACGATGCGGTTGAGCTTCAGCATCGCGGAGCCCCCAACAGGCCACTATAGGCCCGGCGAGGGGCCGGTTCAATTCTGCGGATCCTCGCTAGACTCCCGCCGCGTGCCTGGGTTCCTTTCCCCCCCGCCCCGCGTGAGGCTCGTGAACGCCTTCGGGCGACCGTTCGACGGCGTCGTCGCCGCCGCGCGCACCTGCTACAGCCCGAAGGGGATCGTCACCCCCGAGGAGGTCGCGGGCGACGCGATCGCCGACCCCGCCGAGAGGGAGCGCCGCCGCGCGCGGCGCGACGCCCTGGCCCGGGACGTGTACCTCGCCGGGCACCACACGACGTTCCAGCACGCGCACTTCCAGTTCACGCTCGAGAACGTCAGCCGCCAGCTCGTCTGGTCCTTCCTCCACGCCCACCCCTTCTACAACTCCGAGCAGACCTCGCAGCGCTACGTCGAGGTGAAGCCGGGGACGTTCGCCGTCCCGCCGCTCGCGGGCGAGGCGCTCGAGGTCTACCGCGCCGCCTGCGAGAGGCAGACCCTGGCCTATCGCCGCCTCGGCGAGCTCCTCGTCCCCGTGGCCTCGCGGGCCTTCTACGGCACGTTCCGCGGGCGGGAGAGCCAGCCGGCCCGCTGGGAGAAGGCGATCCGCAAGCGCGCCCTCGAGGTGGCCCGCTACGTCCTCCCGGTCGCCACGTTCACGACGCTCTACCACACCGTTTCGGCCGTCACCCTCTTCCGGTACCGGCGCCTCGCGGCGACGTTCGACGCCCCGACCGAGCAGCGGCTGGTCGTGGAGGCGATGACCCAGGAGCTTCTCCGGCACGACCCGGCCTACGCCGGCGTCCTCGAAGAGCCGGTGCCGCTCGAGGCGACGCCCGAGTTCGCTCTCGCCGAACGCCTCTTCGGCGGTCCCCGCCCCGACCGGCCGGGCGACGCGTCGTTCCGCGCGCGATTCGACGCGGGGCTCGGCGGGCGGATCTCGCGCCTCGTCGATCGGAAGGCGCGGAACGAGGAGCTGCTCGCCGAAGCGGTCAGGGAGGTCGTCGGGATCTCTCCCGAAGCCCTCTCCGACGACGAGGCGATCGCCCTCGCGATCGACCCGGCCGGGAATACTCTCCTGGGCGAGGCGCTCAACCTCACCGACCACGGCAAGCTCGCACGGGCCCTGCATCACCCCGCCTACACCTTCCGCAAGAAGCTCTCCCACACGGCCGACAGCCAGGACCAGCGCCACCGGACGACCCCCGCCTCCCGCCCCACGCTCCACGCCTATCTCACCGACGACCCCGACTACGTCACCCCGATGCTCCTCGCGGAGCCCGGCGAGGCGAAAGCGCTCTACGACGAGACGATGGAGAGGACCTGGGAGGCGATCCGGCGCCTTCGCACCCTCGGCGTCCCCGACGAGTTCGCGCCTACCTTCTCCCGAACGCCGTCGCGCTGCGCTTCACCGAGTCGGCCGACCTCGCCGGCCTCCGCCACAAGCTCGCCATGCGCCTCTGCTTCAACGCACAGGAGGAGATCTGGCGCGCGTCCCTCGACGAGGCCGAACAGGTGCGGGAGGTGGAGCCGCGCATCGGCCGCTGGCTCCTCCCCCCCTGCGGGCTGCGCGCCCGCGCCGGCGCGAAGCCCGTCTGCCCCGAGGGCGAGCGTTTCTGCGGCGTCCTCGTCTGGAAGAAGGACCTCGCGGACTACCGGCGCCTCTTCTGACGCAGAACGGACCCCGGGGTCAGGTCCAAAACCGTGTATTGTCTGCGACAATACACGGTTTTTGACCTGACCCCCAGTTCTTTGACCCCCATCCCCTTCGCTTTATTCTTCGTTCTGCAGGAGGAGGCGGAGGGCCGTCTCGGTCGGGGTGCCGGGCGGGAGAAGGACGATCGGGAGCGTGCCGGGCACTTCGTCGCGGATCGCCGCGGCGACCTGCGGGTCGTCCGTGACCACGGTGTCGACGCGCGAGGAGCGGGAGAGCGTCTCGAGCGTGCCGTCGACGCCCCGGGCCGAGAAGAGGACCGCATCGGCCGGAAGGAAGGCCCGGAGCCGCTCGACGAGCCCCTCGTCCGCGGAGGAGACCAGGAGGTGCCTCACCGCGCTACCGGGCCGTCACCATCGGCGTCGCGACGGGGAAGAGCTTCCTGCCCATCGCATCGCCTTCCGCGGCGAAGACGACGAGGTAGTAGTGCCCCGGTCCCCGGTCGAGGGCAACGACGAGCTCGACCCTGCCGCTCGCGTTCGGCCGGAAGTCACCCGGCTCACCCGATGCCCACCGGGTCCCGGCCGGGGGATAGGGGCGGAGAGTCCGCAAGGCCGGCGGCAGGCCGTAGGAGCCCCGTGCAGAGATCTCGGACCTGGACATCGGCCTCGGAGGTTCCTCGTACGCGACCTCGACGGCGCCGACGTTCCAGCCGCGCGGGAGCTTCAGCGCGACGAGCGCCCCCTTCCCCGCCTTCACCGGCCCCGGGGGCAGCTCGGCCCACTCGAGAACGCGCCGGCTGTACTCCTCGGTCATCCGCATCTCGCCGCCGACGATCGCGAAGCCGATGCCGACGTGCGTCCAGATCGGGTCGAGAACCGTCCTGCGGTGGCCGTCGTCCGGCGGCCTCTCGGCCATGAAGGCCGCGTGCATCGCCTTCAGGAGCTCGACGGGGGGCTCGGTGAACTCGAAGCCGCGGCGGCTCTCGGCCGCGAAGTTCTGGGCGTGGTGGTCGATCCCGCCGGCGAGCGCCCAGCGCAGGTACGGCGGGCGCCCGGCGAGGTCCCAGTGGCCCGACGTCCGGTTCCGGGCCGCGTCCTCGCAGAACTCGTCCCCCACTTTCGCCCCGAGGAGGTCGTACGCCAGGGCCGGGGCGCCGTGCGCCGACCGCTCCTCGTTGATCACCCTGAGAAGCTCGGCCTTGGCCGCGGGGACGTTCTCGGCGTAGTCGGGCGCGAGGCTCGACATCACGACCCGGCGCGGCTCGGGGTCCCTGGCCGCCACGACGGGAAGGGCGGCGAGGGCCACGAACGCGGCGAGCGCCCGCACAGCAGTTTCCAACCGGGGGTCTCTCACCCGTAGAATCTTACGGGCCGGAAGGAGCCCGGTTGCAGTGATCCGATTCGGAACATCGGGTTGGAGAGTCGTCCTCGCCGAGGAATTCCCCTTCGCGAACGCCTGCTGCCACGTCCTGGAAGGCTGAGCGTCACCGTCCCCGATCGGGGAAGGAAGGAACCGCATGTACGCCATCGAAGAGATCCATGCCCGGGAGATCCTGGATTCCCGCGGGAACCCCACCATCGAGGTCGAGTGCCTCCTCGAGTCCGGGGCTTCCGGCCGCGCCGGCGTTCCGTCCGGCGCCTCGACCGGGACGCGCGAGGCCCTCGAGCTGCGCGACGGCGACCCGAAGCGCTTCGGCGGCAAGGGGACCCTCAAGGCCGTCGACAACGTCAACAAGACGATCGCCCCCGAGCTCCTCGGCTTCGACGCCCGCGACCAGGCGGGCCTCGACCGCCTCATGTGCGACCTCGACGGCACCGAGTTCAAGTCGAAGCTCGGGGCCAACGCGACGCTCGGCGTCTCGATGGCCGTCTGCCGCGCCGCATCCGAGGCGTGCGAGCTGCCGCTCTACCGCTACCTCGGCGGGACGGGTGCCGTCTCTCTCCCGGTGCCGATGATGAACGTCGTCAACGGCGGGGCGCACGCCGACAACCCGCTCGACCACCAGGAGTTCATGCTGATTCCTGCCGGGTTCGAGTCGTACCGCGAAGCGCTGCGCGCCGGGGCCGAGACGTTCCACGCGCTCAAGTCGATCCTGAAGAAGAAGGGGCTCGCGACCTCCGTCGGCGACGAGGGGGGCTTCGCGCCGGCCGTCGGCACCGCCCGCGAGGCGCTCGACGTCATCGTCGAGGCGATCGGCAAGGCCGGCTACAAGGCCGGAGAGCAGATCTTCCTCGCCCTCGACCCGGCCGCCTCCGAATACTTCAAGGACGGAACCTACGTTCTCGACGGCGAGGGCCTGAAGCTCTCTCCCGCCGAGATGGTCGCGTTCTGGGAAGCGATCGTGAAGGACTATCCGATCGTCTCCATCGAAGACGGTTGCGCCGAGGGAGACAGGGCCGGCTGGAAGCTGATGACCGAGCGGCTCGGATCGAAGATCCACCTCATCGGCGACGACCTCTTCGTCACGAACCCGAAGATCCTCGCCGAGGGGATCCGGGACGGCATCGCGAACGGCCTCCTCGTGAAGGTCAACC
It encodes the following:
- a CDS encoding FAD-dependent thymidylate synthase, with the protein product MPGFLSPPPRVRLVNAFGRPFDGVVAAARTCYSPKGIVTPEEVAGDAIADPAERERRRARRDALARDVYLAGHHTTFQHAHFQFTLENVSRQLVWSFLHAHPFYNSEQTSQRYVEVKPGTFAVPPLAGEALEVYRAACERQTLAYRRLGELLVPVASRAFYGTFRGRESQPARWEKAIRKRALEVARYVLPVATFTTLYHTVSAVTLFRYRRLAATFDAPTEQRLVVEAMTQELLRHDPAYAGVLEEPVPLEATPEFALAERLFGGPRPDRPGDASFRARFDAGLGGRISRLVDRKARNEELLAEAVREVVGISPEALSDDEAIALAIDPAGNTLLGEALNLTDHGKLARALHHPAYTFRKKLSHTADSQDQRHRTTPASRPTLHAYLTDDPDYVTPMLLAEPGEAKALYDETMERTWEAIRRLRTLGVPDEFAPTFSRTPSRCASPSRPTSPASATSSPCASASTHRRRSGARPSTRPNRCGRWSRASAAGSSPPAGCAPAPARSPSAPRASVSAASSSGRRTSRTTGASSDAERTPGSGPKPCIVCDNTRFLT
- a CDS encoding protein kinase; the encoded protein is MKTATEDSLSESAPTVVAPRAGASGPLSAGLGGARLAAKGLRLKTQYFLSAALLVVVTLGLAVAIATWRANQIAEESIRTALRKIPGDVAFYRTGLESQLKATLRSVAEEPGIKAIFDSPVGTVWDTAKDKAQILNARTFFFFDRGGVLVARSDRTPVEEERRSFREVAWVAEPLDSWTESAATIREGKTLAIVAAAPVVAGDPQKGEARLVGVVAASIPLDEARARELRDLTGGQVAFVADTAKKGAPPQLEIGAATDDFGGDMLVPALKGDPSVLAKLFREGAEVGPLDLVVSGERRVVKAIPVLSASGEALGAVVVSRSREEETAAFRKIRETLLLVGLGVLVVSIPVSFLLGGRIARPLQQLAAGAIAVRDGNLDVKLPSGGSGEVGLLARAFEALVGELREKRQLEELLAEMRRRPADATRGVAPTSVTSAATVSPGGARAAASGPRLGTTFAGRYDVLSVLGRGGMGAVYQVLDRELDEEVALKVLTPEAFAEGTQAVQTLKQEIRLARKITHPNVVRTHDLGEADGLRFLTMEYVPGTTLRELLDRRGAVALAPGLQIAKQLCRGLTAIHEAGIIHRDIKPQNIMVLPNGVVKVMDFGIARTADGSDHASLDGLTVGTPHYMSPEQALGRDLDARSDLYTIGVVLFELFTGQRPFLGKEAAEVMHKHVSAEPPRPGSLRPDLPDYLERLILACLAKRPDRRPASAADLYAALTRIVA
- a CDS encoding aminotransferase class V-fold PLP-dependent enzyme; amino-acid sequence: MSRRRPVYLDHQATTPLDPRVLEAMLPWLTGDFGNAASRQHAFGWAAESAVSSAREEIAAALGAEPAEIVFTSGATESNNLAILGAARAARGRGDHVVTSAVEHRSVLDPCRQLAAEGFEVTVLAPDETGRIAVEAVAAALKDRTILVSLMAAQNEVGTLNPVAEIGALCGSRGVLFHTDAAQALGKVPFDVSSGVALASLSAHKLHGPKGVGALWVRGRPRVALAPLVFGGGHERGLRSGTLNVPGIAGFGAAVRLASRERDVEAARLVALRDRLDGAIRGALDGVTLNGHPVERLPGNLSLSFAGVDGERLITALRNLAVSSGSACTTASAEPSHVLRALGVPDALAKATIRFGLGRFTTVAEVDFAASEVVEAVRRIRSEMASLSA
- a CDS encoding Rrf2 family transcriptional regulator, which produces MLKLNRIVDYGILVLTEIARRNACVSTTELAATYGVSATIVAKVLKRLARAGLVTSERGSRGGYRLARPAGEVTLRSIVNALEGPISLTFCSSGTSTGRCRTRPFCVATDAMRRLNHLVNGAFEAVSLEDILRSPESQRQSAAVAAP